The following proteins are encoded in a genomic region of Amycolatopsis sulphurea:
- a CDS encoding bifunctional 3'-5' exonuclease/DNA polymerase, with amino-acid sequence MQVITGREEDSGYTIDAPDGTRRGLSPAEWVAQVRELEAAHSPRWVLPSVESDYPVLVEAGVRLGRCHDLLLAEGLLLACEERESESRSLRAAWARAQGEEPPDDGPAFGEETQPTLFSPRGPGLPAGVTVAMAARRVLAEQEKRSAGLGSPGRMRLLLAAESASALAAVEMSAAGLPWRADLHRELLQERLGARVPAGQRPKALVELAARISGAFGGREVNPDSSASVVRALAREGIEVPAARKYLLREIDHPAVAPLLQYKELSRLHSANGWAWLDEWVTDGRFRPHYVVGGVVSGRWATRGGGALQIPKVLRTCVRADPGWKLVVADAAQLEPRVLTALSGDRRLAEVAAATDLYARLAEALFSGARYVPLRPGDTRDDRSRAKIAMLSAMYGGTSGEAGPLLALLRQRFPTAVSYVEHAAAAGERGERVRSRLGRTSPAPSAAWRALTGGAAEDEAAETRARRASRGWGRFTRNFVVQASAADLTAVLLATLRRRLPTPAHLVFFLHDEVIVHTPADLADEVAALVEDAVTESARLLFGEACPVRFPMHAIPVDTYAEAK; translated from the coding sequence GTGCAGGTGATCACCGGCCGCGAGGAGGACTCCGGCTACACGATCGACGCGCCGGACGGGACCCGGCGCGGGCTTTCGCCTGCCGAATGGGTGGCGCAGGTGCGGGAACTGGAGGCCGCGCACAGTCCGCGCTGGGTGCTGCCCTCGGTCGAGTCGGACTATCCGGTGCTGGTCGAAGCGGGGGTACGGCTGGGCCGCTGCCACGATCTGCTGCTGGCCGAGGGATTGCTGCTCGCCTGCGAGGAGCGGGAGAGCGAGTCGCGCAGCCTGCGTGCCGCCTGGGCGCGAGCGCAAGGCGAGGAGCCGCCGGACGACGGGCCTGCGTTCGGCGAGGAAACGCAACCCACCTTGTTCTCGCCGCGCGGCCCGGGGCTGCCCGCGGGCGTCACCGTCGCCATGGCCGCCCGCCGGGTGCTCGCCGAGCAGGAGAAACGCAGTGCCGGGCTCGGCTCACCCGGCCGGATGCGCCTGTTGCTCGCCGCGGAGTCGGCGAGCGCGCTGGCCGCGGTCGAGATGTCCGCGGCCGGGCTGCCGTGGCGGGCGGATCTGCACCGCGAGCTGCTGCAGGAGCGGCTCGGCGCGCGGGTCCCGGCCGGGCAGCGGCCGAAGGCGCTGGTCGAGCTGGCGGCGCGGATCTCCGGGGCGTTCGGCGGGCGGGAGGTGAACCCGGATTCGTCGGCGAGCGTGGTGCGGGCGCTCGCACGGGAGGGCATCGAGGTGCCGGCCGCGCGCAAGTACCTGCTGCGCGAGATCGACCACCCCGCGGTCGCGCCGTTGCTGCAGTACAAGGAGCTGTCCCGGCTGCATTCGGCCAACGGCTGGGCGTGGCTGGACGAATGGGTGACCGACGGCCGGTTCCGGCCGCACTACGTGGTCGGCGGGGTGGTGTCCGGGCGGTGGGCCACCCGCGGCGGCGGTGCGCTGCAGATCCCGAAAGTGCTGCGCACCTGCGTACGCGCGGATCCAGGATGGAAGCTCGTGGTGGCCGACGCCGCCCAGCTCGAACCCCGCGTGCTCACCGCACTGTCCGGCGACCGCCGGCTCGCCGAGGTCGCCGCAGCCACCGACCTGTACGCACGGCTGGCCGAGGCACTGTTCTCCGGTGCGCGATACGTCCCCCTCCGCCCCGGCGACACCCGTGACGACCGATCCCGCGCGAAGATCGCGATGCTGTCGGCCATGTACGGCGGCACGTCCGGAGAAGCAGGCCCGCTGCTCGCCTTGCTGCGCCAGCGTTTCCCGACCGCAGTGTCCTATGTGGAGCATGCCGCCGCCGCAGGCGAACGCGGCGAACGCGTGCGGTCGAGACTCGGACGCACCTCCCCCGCTCCGTCCGCCGCGTGGCGCGCGCTCACCGGCGGCGCCGCCGAAGACGAGGCCGCCGAGACCCGCGCCCGCCGCGCCTCCCGCGGCTGGGGCCGGTTCACCCGCAACTTCGTGGTCCAGGCGAGCGCCGCCGACCTCACGGCGGTCCTGCTGGCCACCCTCCGCCGCCGCCTGCCCACCCCCGCCCACCTCGTGTTCTTCCTGCACGACGAGGTCATCGTGCACACCCCCGCCGACCTGGCCGACGAGGTCGCCGCCCTGGTCGAAGACGCGGTGACCGAATCCGCCCGCCTGCTGTTCGGCGAAGCCTGCCCCGTCCGCTTCCCGATGCACGCGATCCCGGTGGACACGTATGCGGAGGCGAAATGA
- a CDS encoding acyl-CoA synthetase has protein sequence MSVAELAGKVTETVRSIEVLHRAGLVPFPRLDEGLRSLVVVRKYGPFAGACHIAARRDPAAVAVADDRGSLTYKQLDDQSNALARAWSQRGLGPGTVIATLCRDHRGLVLAMAASGKLGAPLLLMNTGFAKPQLADVAQREQVHALVYDEEFTGLLDAVPATDRYLAWVDEPDSQDITKLADLIASTDDRPLPAPARPGGFVLLTSGTTGTPKGAPRPRTSALSSAQFLDRIPLRAGESTYLGAPLFHATGLSQAILSFALGCKVVLHRKFDPEATLRGVAEQRCTALVLVPTMLQRIVDLPAEVRAKYDTSCLRIIFVAGSALSPDLGNRASEEFGDVVHNLYGSTEIAVASVATPEDWRRAPGTVGRPPVGCRVMLYDEQGAPITAANVTGRVFVGSGLSFNGYTDGRNKEVIDGLLSSGDVGHFDADGLLFIDGRDDEMIVSGGENVFPVEVENLLVAHEEVVEAAVIGVPDEDFGQRLKAFVVRTVESTLDEAAVRDYVKANLARYKVPRDVEFLDELPRNATGKLLRSKLA, from the coding sequence ATGAGTGTGGCCGAGCTGGCCGGCAAGGTGACCGAAACGGTGCGCAGCATCGAGGTGCTGCACCGGGCGGGGCTGGTGCCCTTTCCCCGGCTCGACGAGGGGCTGCGTTCGCTCGTCGTGGTCCGCAAGTACGGGCCGTTCGCCGGTGCTTGCCACATCGCCGCCCGCCGCGATCCGGCCGCGGTGGCCGTTGCCGATGACCGCGGGTCGCTCACCTACAAGCAGCTCGACGACCAGTCCAACGCACTCGCCAGGGCCTGGTCGCAGCGCGGACTCGGGCCGGGCACGGTGATCGCCACGCTGTGCCGCGATCATCGTGGGCTGGTGCTCGCAATGGCCGCCTCGGGCAAGCTCGGCGCGCCGTTGCTGCTGATGAACACCGGTTTCGCCAAGCCGCAGCTGGCCGACGTGGCCCAGCGTGAGCAGGTCCACGCGCTCGTCTACGACGAGGAGTTCACCGGCCTGCTCGACGCGGTGCCCGCCACCGACCGTTACCTGGCCTGGGTGGACGAACCGGACAGCCAGGACATCACGAAGCTGGCCGACCTGATCGCCAGCACGGACGACCGCCCGCTCCCGGCGCCGGCCCGGCCGGGCGGGTTCGTGCTGCTCACCAGTGGTACCACTGGTACCCCGAAGGGGGCGCCGCGGCCGCGGACCTCGGCGTTGTCCTCGGCGCAGTTCCTGGACCGGATCCCGTTGCGCGCGGGGGAGTCGACTTACCTGGGCGCGCCGCTGTTCCACGCGACCGGGTTGTCCCAGGCCATCTTGAGTTTCGCGCTGGGCTGCAAGGTCGTGCTGCACCGCAAGTTCGACCCGGAGGCCACGCTGCGGGGTGTGGCCGAGCAGCGGTGCACGGCGCTGGTGCTGGTGCCCACGATGCTGCAGCGGATCGTCGACCTGCCCGCGGAGGTCCGCGCGAAGTACGACACCTCGTGCCTGCGGATCATCTTCGTCGCCGGTTCCGCGCTTTCGCCGGATCTGGGCAACCGGGCGAGCGAGGAGTTCGGCGACGTGGTGCACAACCTGTACGGCTCCACCGAGATCGCGGTGGCCTCGGTCGCCACACCCGAGGACTGGCGGCGCGCGCCCGGCACGGTCGGCCGCCCGCCGGTCGGCTGCCGGGTGATGCTCTACGACGAGCAGGGCGCCCCGATCACCGCGGCGAACGTGACCGGACGCGTGTTCGTGGGCAGCGGGCTGAGCTTCAACGGCTACACCGACGGCCGGAACAAGGAGGTCATCGACGGCCTGCTCTCCAGCGGCGACGTCGGCCACTTCGACGCCGACGGTCTGTTGTTCATTGACGGCCGCGACGACGAGATGATCGTCTCCGGTGGGGAGAACGTGTTCCCGGTGGAAGTGGAGAACCTCCTTGTGGCGCACGAAGAAGTGGTCGAAGCGGCAGTGATCGGCGTGCCCGACGAGGATTTCGGTCAGCGGCTCAAGGCGTTCGTGGTGCGCACCGTAGAGTCCACATTGGACGAGGCGGCGGTTCGCGATTACGTGAAGGCGAACTTGGCCCGGTACAAGGTTCCGCGGGATGTGGAGTTCCTGGACGAGTTGCCGCGCAACGCCACGGGGAAGCTGCTTCGCTCGAAGCTGGCGTGA